In Acinonyx jubatus isolate Ajub_Pintada_27869175 chromosome A3, VMU_Ajub_asm_v1.0, whole genome shotgun sequence, a genomic segment contains:
- the CDC25B gene encoding M-phase inducer phosphatase 2 isoform X2, with amino-acid sequence MELPQPEPAPGVALSPAGVRGGAERPSHLRGLRLGAHGLVGSPERAAASSPVTTLTQTMHNLAGLGSETPKSQVGGLLTRLSLSRRRASESSLSSESSESSDAGLCMDSPSPMDPQMAEQTFEQAIQAASRVIRNEQFAIRRFQSLPVRLLGHSPVLRNITNSQAPGSWRKREACGRAARSSGEDKENDGFVFKMPWKPPHPSHAHALEEWADRREAFAQRPSSAPDLMCLTPERKMEIEEWSPPARSRFPLTATQGSSEEDDGFVDILESDLKDDNVVPPGMESLISAPLVKTSEKEQEQDLIIYSKCQRLFRSPSMPCSVIRPILKRLERPHDRDLPIQNKRRKSVTPPEEQREAEEPKARVLRSKSLCHDEIETILDSDHRELIGDYSKAFLLQTVDGKHQDLKYISPETMAALLAGKFSNIVERFVIVDCRYPYEYEGGHIKTAVNLPLERDAETFLLQSPITPCNLDKRIILIFHCEFSSERGPRMCRFIRERDRAANDYPSLYYPEMYILKGGYKEFFPQHPTFCEPQDYRPMNHEAFKDELKTFRLKTRSWAGERSRRELCSRLQDQ; translated from the exons ATGGAGCTGCCCCAGCCCGAGCCCGCGCCGGGCGTGGCTCTCAGTCCGGCCGGCGTGCGCGGTGGCGCCGAGCGTCCCAGCCACCTCCGGGGCCTCCGGCTGGGAGCTCATGGCCTCGTGGGGTCCCCGGAGCGCGCGGCCGCTTCCTCGCCGGTCACCACCCTCACCCAGACCATGCACAACCTCGCCGGGCTGGGCAG TGAGACCCCAAAGAGTCAGGTAGGCGGCCTGCTCACACGCCTATCCCTGTCCCGGAGACGAGCATCTGAATCTTCCCTGTCGTCTGAGTCCTCTGAATCTTCTGATGCAG GTCTTTGCATGGATTCTCCCAGCCCCATGGACCCCCAGATGGCAGAGCAGAC GTTTGAACAGGCCATCCAAGCAGCCAGCCGGGTCATCCGAAA CGAGCAGTTTGCCATTCGACGCTTCCAGTCCTTACCG GTGAGGCTTCTGGGCCACAGCCCTGTGCTACGGAACATCACCAACTCCCAAGCACCTGgcagctggaggaagagagaggcgtGTGGCCGAGCTGCCCGCAGCTCTGGGGAGGACAAAGAGAAT GATGGATTTGTTTTCAAGATGCCATGGAAACCCCCACATCCCAGCCATGCCCATGCTTTGGAAGAGTGGGCTGACCGAAGAGAAGCCTTTGCCCAGAGACCAAGCTCAGCCCCCGATCTGATG TGTCTCACCCCTGAGCGGAAGATGGAAATAGAGGAATGGAGTCCCCCAGCCCGATCCCGCTTCCCCCTGACTGCCACCCAGGGGTCCTCTGAGGAAGATGATGGATTTGTGGACATCCTGGAGAGTGACTTAAAG GATGACAATGTGGTCCCCCCAGGCATGGAGAGCCTCATTAGCGCCCCACTGGTCAAGACCTCAGAAAAGGAGCAAGAGCAG gacctcATCATATACAGCAAGTGCCAGCGGCTCTTCCGTTCTCCGTCCATGCCCTGCAGCGTGATCCGACCCATCCTCAAGAGGCTGGAGCGGCCCCACGACAGGGACCTGCCCATACAGAACAAGCGGAGGAAGAGCGTCACCCCTCCAGAGGAGCAACGGGAGGCCGAGGAACCT AAAGCCCGTGTCCTCCGCTCAAAGTCCTTGTGTCATGATGAGATTGAGACTATCCTGGACAGTGACCACCGAGAACTGATTGGGGATTACTCCAAG GCCTTCCTTCTGCAGACTGTGGATGGGAAGCACCAAGATCTCAAGTACATCTCACCAGAAACG ATGGCAGCCCTGTTGGCAGGCAAGTTCAGCAACATTGTGGAGAGGTTTGTGATTGTGGACTGCAGGTACCCCTACGAGTATGAAGGCGGGCACATTAAG ACTGCCGTGAACTTGCCCCTGGAACGGGATGCTGAGACCTTCCTGCTACAGAGCCCCATCACACCCTGTAATCTGGACAAGAGAATCATCCTCATTTTCCACTGTGAATTCTCATCTGAACGCGGTCCCCGCAT GTGCCGTTTCATCAGGGAGCGTGACAGAGCCGCCAACGACTATCCCAGCCTCTACTATCCTGAGATGTATATCCTCAAGGGCGGCTATAAGGAGTTCTTCCCACAGCACCCG ACCTTCTGTGAGCCCCAGGACTACcggcccatgaaccatgaggccTTTAAGGACGAGCTGAAGACCTTCCGTCTCAAGACACGCagctgggctggggagaggagccgGCGGGAGCTCTGTAGCCGCCTGCAGGACCAGTGA
- the CDC25B gene encoding M-phase inducer phosphatase 2 isoform X1: MELPQPEPAPGVALSPAGVRGGAERPSHLRGLRLGAHGLVGSPERAAASSPVTTLTQTMHNLAGLGSETPKSQVGGLLTRLSLSRRRASESSLSSESSESSDAGLCMDSPSPMDPQMAEQTFEQAIQAASRVIRNEQFAIRRFQSLPVRLLGHSPVLRNITNSQAPGSWRKREACGRAARSSGEDKENDGFVFKMPWKPPHPSHAHALEEWADRREAFAQRPSSAPDLMCLTPERKMEIEEWSPPARSRFPLTATQGSSEEDDGFVDILESDLKDDNVVPPGMESLISAPLVKTSEKEQEQDLIIYSKCQRLFRSPSMPCSVIRPILKRLERPHDRDLPIQNKRRKSVTPPEEQREAEEPKARVLRSKSLCHDEIETILDSDHRELIGDYSKAFLLQTVDGKHQDLKYISPETMAALLAGKFSNIVERFVIVDCRYPYEYEGGHIKGGTCHPGPGLLPDLQLLWQTAVNLPLERDAETFLLQSPITPCNLDKRIILIFHCEFSSERGPRMCRFIRERDRAANDYPSLYYPEMYILKGGYKEFFPQHPTFCEPQDYRPMNHEAFKDELKTFRLKTRSWAGERSRRELCSRLQDQ, translated from the exons ATGGAGCTGCCCCAGCCCGAGCCCGCGCCGGGCGTGGCTCTCAGTCCGGCCGGCGTGCGCGGTGGCGCCGAGCGTCCCAGCCACCTCCGGGGCCTCCGGCTGGGAGCTCATGGCCTCGTGGGGTCCCCGGAGCGCGCGGCCGCTTCCTCGCCGGTCACCACCCTCACCCAGACCATGCACAACCTCGCCGGGCTGGGCAG TGAGACCCCAAAGAGTCAGGTAGGCGGCCTGCTCACACGCCTATCCCTGTCCCGGAGACGAGCATCTGAATCTTCCCTGTCGTCTGAGTCCTCTGAATCTTCTGATGCAG GTCTTTGCATGGATTCTCCCAGCCCCATGGACCCCCAGATGGCAGAGCAGAC GTTTGAACAGGCCATCCAAGCAGCCAGCCGGGTCATCCGAAA CGAGCAGTTTGCCATTCGACGCTTCCAGTCCTTACCG GTGAGGCTTCTGGGCCACAGCCCTGTGCTACGGAACATCACCAACTCCCAAGCACCTGgcagctggaggaagagagaggcgtGTGGCCGAGCTGCCCGCAGCTCTGGGGAGGACAAAGAGAAT GATGGATTTGTTTTCAAGATGCCATGGAAACCCCCACATCCCAGCCATGCCCATGCTTTGGAAGAGTGGGCTGACCGAAGAGAAGCCTTTGCCCAGAGACCAAGCTCAGCCCCCGATCTGATG TGTCTCACCCCTGAGCGGAAGATGGAAATAGAGGAATGGAGTCCCCCAGCCCGATCCCGCTTCCCCCTGACTGCCACCCAGGGGTCCTCTGAGGAAGATGATGGATTTGTGGACATCCTGGAGAGTGACTTAAAG GATGACAATGTGGTCCCCCCAGGCATGGAGAGCCTCATTAGCGCCCCACTGGTCAAGACCTCAGAAAAGGAGCAAGAGCAG gacctcATCATATACAGCAAGTGCCAGCGGCTCTTCCGTTCTCCGTCCATGCCCTGCAGCGTGATCCGACCCATCCTCAAGAGGCTGGAGCGGCCCCACGACAGGGACCTGCCCATACAGAACAAGCGGAGGAAGAGCGTCACCCCTCCAGAGGAGCAACGGGAGGCCGAGGAACCT AAAGCCCGTGTCCTCCGCTCAAAGTCCTTGTGTCATGATGAGATTGAGACTATCCTGGACAGTGACCACCGAGAACTGATTGGGGATTACTCCAAG GCCTTCCTTCTGCAGACTGTGGATGGGAAGCACCAAGATCTCAAGTACATCTCACCAGAAACG ATGGCAGCCCTGTTGGCAGGCAAGTTCAGCAACATTGTGGAGAGGTTTGTGATTGTGGACTGCAGGTACCCCTACGAGTATGAAGGCGGGCACATTAAG GGAGGGACCTGCCACCCAGGCCCAGGGCTACTGCCTGACCTCCAGCTCCTCTGGCAGACTGCCGTGAACTTGCCCCTGGAACGGGATGCTGAGACCTTCCTGCTACAGAGCCCCATCACACCCTGTAATCTGGACAAGAGAATCATCCTCATTTTCCACTGTGAATTCTCATCTGAACGCGGTCCCCGCAT GTGCCGTTTCATCAGGGAGCGTGACAGAGCCGCCAACGACTATCCCAGCCTCTACTATCCTGAGATGTATATCCTCAAGGGCGGCTATAAGGAGTTCTTCCCACAGCACCCG ACCTTCTGTGAGCCCCAGGACTACcggcccatgaaccatgaggccTTTAAGGACGAGCTGAAGACCTTCCGTCTCAAGACACGCagctgggctggggagaggagccgGCGGGAGCTCTGTAGCCGCCTGCAGGACCAGTGA
- the CDC25B gene encoding M-phase inducer phosphatase 2 isoform X3, with product MELPQPEPAPGVALSPAGVRGGAERPSHLRGLRLGAHGLVGSPERAAASSPVTTLTQTMHNLAGLGSETPKSQVGGLLTRLSLSRRRASESSLSSESSESSDAGLCMDSPSPMDPQMAEQTFEQAIQAASRVIRNEQFAIRRFQSLPDGFVFKMPWKPPHPSHAHALEEWADRREAFAQRPSSAPDLMCLTPERKMEIEEWSPPARSRFPLTATQGSSEEDDGFVDILESDLKDDNVVPPGMESLISAPLVKTSEKEQEQDLIIYSKCQRLFRSPSMPCSVIRPILKRLERPHDRDLPIQNKRRKSVTPPEEQREAEEPKARVLRSKSLCHDEIETILDSDHRELIGDYSKAFLLQTVDGKHQDLKYISPETMAALLAGKFSNIVERFVIVDCRYPYEYEGGHIKGGTCHPGPGLLPDLQLLWQTAVNLPLERDAETFLLQSPITPCNLDKRIILIFHCEFSSERGPRMCRFIRERDRAANDYPSLYYPEMYILKGGYKEFFPQHPTFCEPQDYRPMNHEAFKDELKTFRLKTRSWAGERSRRELCSRLQDQ from the exons ATGGAGCTGCCCCAGCCCGAGCCCGCGCCGGGCGTGGCTCTCAGTCCGGCCGGCGTGCGCGGTGGCGCCGAGCGTCCCAGCCACCTCCGGGGCCTCCGGCTGGGAGCTCATGGCCTCGTGGGGTCCCCGGAGCGCGCGGCCGCTTCCTCGCCGGTCACCACCCTCACCCAGACCATGCACAACCTCGCCGGGCTGGGCAG TGAGACCCCAAAGAGTCAGGTAGGCGGCCTGCTCACACGCCTATCCCTGTCCCGGAGACGAGCATCTGAATCTTCCCTGTCGTCTGAGTCCTCTGAATCTTCTGATGCAG GTCTTTGCATGGATTCTCCCAGCCCCATGGACCCCCAGATGGCAGAGCAGAC GTTTGAACAGGCCATCCAAGCAGCCAGCCGGGTCATCCGAAA CGAGCAGTTTGCCATTCGACGCTTCCAGTCCTTACCG GATGGATTTGTTTTCAAGATGCCATGGAAACCCCCACATCCCAGCCATGCCCATGCTTTGGAAGAGTGGGCTGACCGAAGAGAAGCCTTTGCCCAGAGACCAAGCTCAGCCCCCGATCTGATG TGTCTCACCCCTGAGCGGAAGATGGAAATAGAGGAATGGAGTCCCCCAGCCCGATCCCGCTTCCCCCTGACTGCCACCCAGGGGTCCTCTGAGGAAGATGATGGATTTGTGGACATCCTGGAGAGTGACTTAAAG GATGACAATGTGGTCCCCCCAGGCATGGAGAGCCTCATTAGCGCCCCACTGGTCAAGACCTCAGAAAAGGAGCAAGAGCAG gacctcATCATATACAGCAAGTGCCAGCGGCTCTTCCGTTCTCCGTCCATGCCCTGCAGCGTGATCCGACCCATCCTCAAGAGGCTGGAGCGGCCCCACGACAGGGACCTGCCCATACAGAACAAGCGGAGGAAGAGCGTCACCCCTCCAGAGGAGCAACGGGAGGCCGAGGAACCT AAAGCCCGTGTCCTCCGCTCAAAGTCCTTGTGTCATGATGAGATTGAGACTATCCTGGACAGTGACCACCGAGAACTGATTGGGGATTACTCCAAG GCCTTCCTTCTGCAGACTGTGGATGGGAAGCACCAAGATCTCAAGTACATCTCACCAGAAACG ATGGCAGCCCTGTTGGCAGGCAAGTTCAGCAACATTGTGGAGAGGTTTGTGATTGTGGACTGCAGGTACCCCTACGAGTATGAAGGCGGGCACATTAAG GGAGGGACCTGCCACCCAGGCCCAGGGCTACTGCCTGACCTCCAGCTCCTCTGGCAGACTGCCGTGAACTTGCCCCTGGAACGGGATGCTGAGACCTTCCTGCTACAGAGCCCCATCACACCCTGTAATCTGGACAAGAGAATCATCCTCATTTTCCACTGTGAATTCTCATCTGAACGCGGTCCCCGCAT GTGCCGTTTCATCAGGGAGCGTGACAGAGCCGCCAACGACTATCCCAGCCTCTACTATCCTGAGATGTATATCCTCAAGGGCGGCTATAAGGAGTTCTTCCCACAGCACCCG ACCTTCTGTGAGCCCCAGGACTACcggcccatgaaccatgaggccTTTAAGGACGAGCTGAAGACCTTCCGTCTCAAGACACGCagctgggctggggagaggagccgGCGGGAGCTCTGTAGCCGCCTGCAGGACCAGTGA
- the CDC25B gene encoding M-phase inducer phosphatase 2 isoform X4, with translation MELPQPEPAPGVALSPAGVRGGAERPSHLRGLRLGAHGLVGSPERAAASSPVTTLTQTMHNLAGLGSETPKSQVGGLLTRLSLSRRRASESSLSSESSESSDAGLCMDSPSPMDPQMAEQTFEQAIQAASRVIRNEQFAIRRFQSLPDGFVFKMPWKPPHPSHAHALEEWADRREAFAQRPSSAPDLMCLTPERKMEIEEWSPPARSRFPLTATQGSSEEDDGFVDILESDLKDDNVVPPGMESLISAPLVKTSEKEQEQDLIIYSKCQRLFRSPSMPCSVIRPILKRLERPHDRDLPIQNKRRKSVTPPEEQREAEEPKARVLRSKSLCHDEIETILDSDHRELIGDYSKAFLLQTVDGKHQDLKYISPETMAALLAGKFSNIVERFVIVDCRYPYEYEGGHIKTAVNLPLERDAETFLLQSPITPCNLDKRIILIFHCEFSSERGPRMCRFIRERDRAANDYPSLYYPEMYILKGGYKEFFPQHPTFCEPQDYRPMNHEAFKDELKTFRLKTRSWAGERSRRELCSRLQDQ, from the exons ATGGAGCTGCCCCAGCCCGAGCCCGCGCCGGGCGTGGCTCTCAGTCCGGCCGGCGTGCGCGGTGGCGCCGAGCGTCCCAGCCACCTCCGGGGCCTCCGGCTGGGAGCTCATGGCCTCGTGGGGTCCCCGGAGCGCGCGGCCGCTTCCTCGCCGGTCACCACCCTCACCCAGACCATGCACAACCTCGCCGGGCTGGGCAG TGAGACCCCAAAGAGTCAGGTAGGCGGCCTGCTCACACGCCTATCCCTGTCCCGGAGACGAGCATCTGAATCTTCCCTGTCGTCTGAGTCCTCTGAATCTTCTGATGCAG GTCTTTGCATGGATTCTCCCAGCCCCATGGACCCCCAGATGGCAGAGCAGAC GTTTGAACAGGCCATCCAAGCAGCCAGCCGGGTCATCCGAAA CGAGCAGTTTGCCATTCGACGCTTCCAGTCCTTACCG GATGGATTTGTTTTCAAGATGCCATGGAAACCCCCACATCCCAGCCATGCCCATGCTTTGGAAGAGTGGGCTGACCGAAGAGAAGCCTTTGCCCAGAGACCAAGCTCAGCCCCCGATCTGATG TGTCTCACCCCTGAGCGGAAGATGGAAATAGAGGAATGGAGTCCCCCAGCCCGATCCCGCTTCCCCCTGACTGCCACCCAGGGGTCCTCTGAGGAAGATGATGGATTTGTGGACATCCTGGAGAGTGACTTAAAG GATGACAATGTGGTCCCCCCAGGCATGGAGAGCCTCATTAGCGCCCCACTGGTCAAGACCTCAGAAAAGGAGCAAGAGCAG gacctcATCATATACAGCAAGTGCCAGCGGCTCTTCCGTTCTCCGTCCATGCCCTGCAGCGTGATCCGACCCATCCTCAAGAGGCTGGAGCGGCCCCACGACAGGGACCTGCCCATACAGAACAAGCGGAGGAAGAGCGTCACCCCTCCAGAGGAGCAACGGGAGGCCGAGGAACCT AAAGCCCGTGTCCTCCGCTCAAAGTCCTTGTGTCATGATGAGATTGAGACTATCCTGGACAGTGACCACCGAGAACTGATTGGGGATTACTCCAAG GCCTTCCTTCTGCAGACTGTGGATGGGAAGCACCAAGATCTCAAGTACATCTCACCAGAAACG ATGGCAGCCCTGTTGGCAGGCAAGTTCAGCAACATTGTGGAGAGGTTTGTGATTGTGGACTGCAGGTACCCCTACGAGTATGAAGGCGGGCACATTAAG ACTGCCGTGAACTTGCCCCTGGAACGGGATGCTGAGACCTTCCTGCTACAGAGCCCCATCACACCCTGTAATCTGGACAAGAGAATCATCCTCATTTTCCACTGTGAATTCTCATCTGAACGCGGTCCCCGCAT GTGCCGTTTCATCAGGGAGCGTGACAGAGCCGCCAACGACTATCCCAGCCTCTACTATCCTGAGATGTATATCCTCAAGGGCGGCTATAAGGAGTTCTTCCCACAGCACCCG ACCTTCTGTGAGCCCCAGGACTACcggcccatgaaccatgaggccTTTAAGGACGAGCTGAAGACCTTCCGTCTCAAGACACGCagctgggctggggagaggagccgGCGGGAGCTCTGTAGCCGCCTGCAGGACCAGTGA